In Vibrio marisflavi CECT 7928, the following are encoded in one genomic region:
- a CDS encoding GGDEF domain-containing protein — protein MDDTIYNLKQKIAELQEEIERLTTHQTQLQLVIKSTGVGIWDWNVPTGETSFNERWANIIGYTLKELEPVSIQTWLDHAHSDDLIESERLLKEHWSGKSEYYIFESRMKHKDGHLVWVLDTGQVIEWESKGVPKRMIGTHLDVTDKHLMMKQLNAANSRLKELSYLDSLLSIPNRRAYKKSFKREVSRAKREGQPISLIMIDVDYFKLYNDSYGHIEGDNALKKVTKSIQSSLNRPTDIVARYGGEEFIVLLPATPIDGAITVAQRIQKSLDRKKIEHSQSDHAVLTVSMGISCCNSDFSALLERADKAMYLAKKGGRNCYEVYRN, from the coding sequence ATGGATGACACTATATACAATCTGAAACAAAAGATTGCTGAACTTCAGGAAGAAATCGAACGATTGACTACACATCAGACCCAATTACAGTTAGTCATAAAGTCTACGGGGGTTGGGATATGGGATTGGAATGTCCCAACAGGTGAAACCAGTTTTAATGAACGCTGGGCAAACATCATTGGATATACTTTGAAAGAGCTTGAACCAGTCAGCATCCAGACGTGGCTCGACCATGCTCATTCCGACGATCTCATTGAGTCAGAGCGCTTACTGAAAGAGCATTGGTCTGGTAAAAGCGAATACTACATATTCGAATCGAGGATGAAACACAAAGATGGACATTTGGTTTGGGTTCTAGACACAGGTCAAGTTATAGAATGGGAGAGCAAAGGTGTACCTAAACGTATGATTGGCACACATCTCGACGTCACTGACAAGCATTTGATGATGAAACAACTAAATGCTGCCAATAGTCGCTTAAAAGAACTCAGTTATCTTGATAGTCTTTTGAGCATTCCAAATCGACGTGCTTACAAAAAGTCATTTAAGCGTGAGGTATCTAGGGCAAAGCGTGAAGGCCAGCCAATATCTCTAATCATGATTGATGTTGATTACTTCAAGCTTTACAACGATAGCTACGGCCATATTGAAGGTGACAATGCCCTCAAGAAAGTGACGAAAAGTATACAAAGCTCTCTCAACCGACCAACAGACATAGTAGCACGTTATGGCGGTGAGGAGTTCATTGTACTATTGCCTGCAACACCTATAGATGGAGCTATAACCGTAGCTCAACGAATCCAAAAAAGCCTAGACCGAAAGAAAATAGAACACAGTCAATCTGACCATGCAGTATTGACCGTCAGCATGGGGATATCCTGCTGCAATTCGGATTTTTCAGCACTTTTAGAGCGAGCAGATAAAGCAATGTATCTGGCCAAAAAGGGAGGTCGAAATTGTTACGAAGTTTACCGAAATTGA
- a CDS encoding DUF3693 domain-containing protein: MLDAYKEAKRYVQDKQIAHDLNLPRQRIGEMRNGERHLTENEALFLAEHIGMPEEEVLVYLAADRSKDHRAQRAWESIAKKFNGQGLRAISMASAGLALVLMPDFAHAYQCALCVLMLNLFYIKPLNERA, translated from the coding sequence AGGTACGTACAAGATAAGCAGATTGCCCATGATTTGAATTTACCGAGACAAAGAATCGGTGAAATGAGAAATGGTGAGCGTCATCTAACTGAAAACGAAGCGCTTTTTCTAGCTGAACATATCGGAATGCCAGAAGAAGAAGTTCTTGTTTATTTGGCAGCAGACCGCAGTAAAGACCATAGAGCACAAAGGGCTTGGGAAAGTATTGCAAAAAAGTTTAACGGCCAAGGATTACGAGCAATATCAATGGCTAGCGCGGGTTTGGCCTTGGTTCTGATGCCCGATTTTGCTCACGCCTATCAGTGCGCATTATGTGTACTTATGTTAAACTTATTTTATATCAAGCCTTTAAATGAAAGGGCTTAA
- a CDS encoding regulator — MKRKHSHCTQLDEFGIFTKINCTLTIKQVAELCFKSVRTVTLWNQGKRPIPPECVRLIRIYQRRELGTDNQWSGFQMMGDVLVLPTRQAITPQQLLIAIGVLEISAESDRVCSSRIVRCARAIQNINNSRRS, encoded by the coding sequence ATGAAACGTAAGCACAGCCATTGCACTCAACTCGATGAATTCGGAATTTTCACAAAAATAAACTGCACTTTAACGATAAAACAAGTCGCTGAACTTTGTTTTAAAAGTGTGAGAACAGTCACTCTATGGAACCAAGGGAAACGACCAATACCGCCGGAATGCGTTCGGCTAATTCGTATTTATCAGCGTAGAGAGCTTGGAACAGATAATCAGTGGTCAGGATTTCAAATGATGGGAGATGTGCTTGTTTTACCTACAAGACAAGCAATAACACCGCAACAACTTCTGATTGCTATTGGAGTTCTTGAAATTTCGGCTGAGAGTGATCGGGTATGTTCATCTCGTATAGTTCGATGCGCTAGAGCGATACAAAATATAAACAATAGCCGTAGATCATAA